One genomic region from Colletotrichum lupini chromosome 7, complete sequence encodes:
- a CDS encoding glycosyltransferase family 2: protein MYVPDVSAGPPSKLLVPCLACQLLLSPRLIPFPLTLPPEKHKRREARPFVNPSLFLYTPSPRPDRHSDSCLSSQSRLLEVCVWVPLVQKLLLLDDISVDAPVLQLLLHVLSGHRLVNTAIMMGGHGRPQQGQDYPEGEMVEIDVLQGHHHPHQNQYQPPYQNNNQQMQQNQQYQQPQYQEQYQEYSQNPYGSPYQNEPTQSQEQFGRALTNNAPSPYQQQEGFQPPYNQQQQYQQPHAVSGDELYGPPGWANRHSIGMAGAPSIGPSISGMDTPVESRSATPTLKSGANTPFDHLAAPRHPWSTDSTPNSPMNQSHQSLQNLLPGQASPVLAKEWVEGSDQIARLHKRDDSDIWGGWKRHVFRMVPILTILATGMYLVYLALRIYCVISAQQLAKEIYAQAWVFIAVEITVAIPSIMHNIWTMWSMKKRQRPKLRLMGEDVPTVDVLLTCCGEEDDLVLDTARAACDVDYPRDRFRVIICDDGKSEGLESGIAALAMTYPNVHYLCRPKYPGVPHHFKAGNLNYALDFVHTMPGGAGQFMAALDADMIPERDWLRAILPHMLIDPKVALACPPQLFYNTPPSDPLAQSLDFFVHVIEPIKDALGVAWCTGSGYCVRREALDEIGNFPLGSLAEDVATSTLMLGKGWKTAYIHEPLQFGTVPEDYGGHLKQRTRWAIGTVDTSFKLNFCLYGEKVKQMTVAQRFSGFLYATLSLYTILLTLSMFAIPIILVMGKPLVAYANYEQLRWLIRACFAATLTNRLCEFALFIPAGYHTGQRGSRYQLWMSPYIALCIIRSFILPTWLGGQTQAFKPTGSLGSALNERDPKTRKGMFRRLWGILFNYMAIFHLAFVYLTLVGVVLTSYRCFYVNDELRDILMCLITHAFWPPLTFIFICSSLWTPIAYAIDPPNMPDREQLLERDPKTFVAHPTPQSKKIAFGGQAAWFETELTVTSAYTILVFVLSFIY, encoded by the exons ATGTATGTCCCTGATGTGTCCGCGGGCCCTCCCAGCAAGCTCCTAGTCCCATGTCTTGCTTGCCAATTGCTCCTTTCCCCCAGACTGATCCCGTTCCCGTTGACCTTACCCCCCGAGAAGCACAAGAGAAGAGAAGCCCGGCCTTTTGTCAATCCGTCTCTTTTCTTGTACACTCCCTCCCCCAGACCTGACCGGCATTCTGATTCCTGTCTGTCAAGTCAGTCCAGGCTCTTGGAAGTCTGTGTTTGGGTGCCACTTGTGCAAAAGCTCCTCCTGTTGGATGACATATCGGTCGATGCTCCTGTGCTACAACTCCTCCTACATGTACTAAGCGG CCATCGGTTGGTCAACACCGCAATCATGATGGGGGGACACGGAAGACCGCAGCAGGGTCAGGATTACCCGGAGGGGGAAATGGTGGAAATTGATGTTCTTCAAGGACATCATCACCCTCACCAAAATCAATATCAGCCGCCGTATCAGAACAACAACCAGCAGATGCAGCAAAACCAGCAATACCAACAACCTCAGTACCAGGAGCAATACCAGGAGTACTCTCAAAACCCGTATGGTAGCCCGTACCAGAACGAACCGACCCAGTCCCAGGAGCAATTCGGACGCGCCCTGACGAATAACGCACCTTCTCCGTACCAGCAACAGGAAGGGTTCCAGCCGCCGTACAACCAACAACAACAGTACCAGCAGCCTCACGCTGTCTCCGGGGACGAGTTATACGGACCTCCCGGTTGGGCAAACCGTCACTCGATAGGCATGGCTGGCGCACCTTCAATCGGGCCCTCGATCTCGGGTATGGACACGCCGGTCGAGTCCCGCTCAGCGACGCCTACGTTGAAGAGCGGCGCGAACACGCCGTTTGACCATTTGGCTGCCCCGAGGCATCCATGGTCGACCGACTCCACGCCTAACAGCCCAATG AACCAGAGCCACCAAAGTTTGCAAAACTTGCTCCCCGGACAGGCCTCACCGGTCCTCGCCAAGGAGTGGGTTGAGGGCAGCGACCAGATTGCGAGACTTCACAAGCGCGACGACTCCGACATCTGGGGCGGCTGGAAGCGCCACGTCTTCCGCATGGTTCCTATTCTCACCATCCTCGCTACCGGAATGTACCTCGTCTACCTCGCTCTTCGTATCTACTGCGTCATCTCTGCTCAGCAACTCGCCAAGGAAATATATGCTCAGGCTTGGGTCTTCATCGCTGTCGAAATTACTGTTGCCATTCCCTCAATTATGCACAACATCTGGACCATGTGGTCCATGAAGAAGCGTCAGCGTCCTAAGTTGAGACTTATGGGCGAGGACGTTCCCACCGTCGATGTTCTGCTCACTTGCTGCGGTGAAGAGGATGATTTGGTTCTTGACACCGCCCGCGCTGCCTGCGACGTCGATTACCCCCGCGACCGGTTCCGCGTCATTATCTGCGATGACGGCAAATCCGAGGGCCTGGAGAGCGGTATCGCAGCCTTGGCCATGACTTACCCCAATGTTCACTACCTCTGCCGCCCCAAGTACCCCGGTGTGCCTCACCATTTCAAGGCCGGTAACCTGAACTACGCCCTCGATTTTGTCCACACGATGCCCGGCGGCGCTGGTCAGTTTATGGCTGCTCTCGACGCTGATATG ATCCCCGAGCGCGACTGGCTCCGTGCCATTCTGCCTCACATGCTCATTGACCCCAAGGTGGCCCTCGCCTGCCCCCCGCAGCTATTCTACAACACCCCGCCATCCGATCCTCTCGCCCAGTCCCTGGACTTCTTCGTTCACGTCATTGAGCCCATCAAGGACGCCCTCGGCGTGGCCTGGTGCACCGGTTCCGGCTACTGCGTACGTCGTGAGGCTCTGGATGAGATAGGAAACTTCCCCCTCGGCTCCTTGGCTGAGGATGTTGCTACTTCTACTTTGATGCTTGGAAAGGGCTGGAAGACGGCCTACATCCACGAGCCCCTCCAGTTTGGCACCGTCCCCGAGGATTATGGCGGCCATCTCAAGCAGCGTACCCGCTGGGCCATTGGTACCGTTGACACGTCGTTCAAGCTCAACTTCTGCTTGTACGGTGAGAAGGTCAAGCAGATGACGGTCGCGCAGCGTTTTTCCGGCTTCCTCTACGCTACACTCAGTCTGTACACGATTCTCCTGACCCTCTCCATGTTCGCCATCCCGATTATCCTGGTCATGGGCAAGCCCCTGGTCGCCTACGCCAACTATGAGCAGCTCCGCTGGCTCATCCGCGCCTGTTTTGCCGCCACGCTCACCAATCGTTTGTGCGAGTTTGCTCTCTTCATCCCCGCGGGCTACCACACCGGCCAGCGCGGTTCTCGTTACCAGCTTTGGATGTCTCCGTACATCGCGCTTTGCATCATCCGCTCATTCATCCTCCCCACCTGGCTCGGTGGTCAGACGCAGGCCTTCAAGCCCACCGGATCCCTCGGCTCCGCCCTCAATGAGCGCGACCCCAAGACCCGCAAGGGCATGTTCCGCCGTCTTTGGGGTATCCTCTTCAACTACATGGCAATCTTCCACCTGGCCTTCGTCTACCTCACCCTTGTCGGCGTGGTTCTCACCTCGTACCGCTGCTTCTACGTCAACGATGAGCTCCGCGATATCCTGATGTGTCTCATCACCCACGCCTTCTGGCCGCCCCTGACTTTCATCTTCATCTGCAGCTCGCTCTGGACGCCTATCGCCTACGCCATTGACCCGCCGAACATGCCGGACCGCGAGCAGCTTCTCGAGCGCGACCCCAAGACCTTTGTCGCCCACCCGACACCTCAGAGCAAGAAGATTGCCTTTGGCGGCCAGGCTGCGTGGTTCGAGACCGAGTTGACCGTCACCTCGGCCTACACGATCCTCGTCTTCGTCCTCTCCTTCATCTACTAG